The Sulfurihydrogenibium sp. YO3AOP1 genome has a window encoding:
- a CDS encoding glycosyltransferase family 4 protein: protein MENNNIKILWINANPNPNPGGTEQHSIDFINALEKIDNLTIYKAVAKGSFVDKNTSDKNKFYITLKSEFSPINTIKLIRLAKKLKPDFVIGNNGNEYINTFLAGKLSGSKIILFRHMLNYQPFFIKKFILPKVDKIFAVSHASKLRLMKDGIAENKITVLYNFIDEEKFYYSEFEKQQVRQQLMISPNEKVITFIGKVAEGKGIFDFIEVSKLLAKKYDNLKFLIIGDGKELPIAKEMIKEYGLSDKYIITGYTNKPEYFLKASDFVLVLSKGEESFGRTVVEGFAVKSLVVVYDVENLKYLVEDFKTGLVAEIGNYKQVFDKLDKVLSDENLYKTIVENGYNEFKNKYTKKIILEKFLKELQNFSS, encoded by the coding sequence ATGGAAAACAATAATATAAAAATTCTATGGATTAATGCAAATCCAAATCCAAATCCCGGTGGAACAGAGCAGCATTCTATTGACTTTATTAATGCATTAGAAAAGATAGACAATCTTACAATCTATAAAGCGGTTGCAAAAGGAAGCTTTGTAGACAAAAATACATCAGATAAAAATAAATTCTACATAACTTTAAAGTCTGAATTTTCACCAATAAACACGATAAAACTAATAAGATTAGCAAAAAAATTAAAGCCTGACTTTGTGATTGGAAACAACGGCAATGAATATATAAACACTTTTTTAGCCGGAAAACTCTCCGGAAGTAAAATTATCCTTTTTAGACATATGCTAAACTATCAGCCGTTTTTCATAAAAAAGTTTATACTTCCAAAGGTAGATAAGATTTTTGCAGTCAGTCATGCAAGTAAATTAAGACTTATGAAAGATGGAATAGCAGAAAATAAAATCACGGTTTTATACAACTTTATTGACGAAGAAAAGTTTTACTACTCGGAATTTGAAAAACAGCAAGTTAGACAGCAGCTAATGATAAGTCCAAATGAAAAAGTTATAACATTTATTGGAAAGGTCGCTGAGGGTAAAGGTATTTTTGACTTTATAGAAGTGTCTAAGCTTCTTGCCAAAAAGTATGATAATTTAAAATTTTTGATAATTGGAGATGGAAAAGAGCTTCCAATAGCAAAAGAGATGATAAAAGAGTATGGACTGTCCGATAAATACATAATAACAGGATATACAAACAAACCTGAGTATTTTTTAAAAGCTTCTGATTTTGTACTTGTATTATCAAAAGGAGAAGAAAGCTTTGGAAGGACTGTTGTAGAAGGCTTTGCAGTCAAGAGCTTGGTCGTCGTTTATGATGTAGAAAATTTAAAATATTTAGTGGAAGATTTTAAAACTGGTTTGGTAGCAGAAATAGGAAATTATAAACAAGTATTTGATAAATTAGACAAAGTTTTATCAGATGAGAATTTGTATAAAACAATTGTTGAAAATGGTTATAACGAGTTTAAAAACAAATACACAAAAAAGATAATTTTAGAAAAATTTTTAAAGGAGTTACAAAATTTTAGCAGTTAA
- a CDS encoding ABC transporter ATP-binding protein: MYENFKKYKLLLFLALIGSIVEAGALAGLTFIVKDVIDKVFIEKDLNKLKLIILVLLLLVIIKQIGFIFKEYMYPLALYKVMKNLRENIFKKILNADMSFFFGKQYGEILSRTTNDIEAFKSAMILIGVDFFTQLFTVIAMVGVLIYRDWKLFLIFLFATPLFAISFNYFGEKRKKYSQRVQESAGEYTQFINQLLYGLETIKLFSKEKILSVFESINERFFKNQRKNALYDVFFLSSIEIASYLAAGGIIFYGGVRIINGELTTGGLFSFLSALLILVNSSQILQRGLIQIKAVNPVIERIKFLLDMPQEKEDGIEFKGLKEKIEYKNVSLKINENKILEDVNVLIRKGQKVGIIGQTGSGKSSFVKLLYGVFRNYEGKILLDDTDLKEYNIKTVRDKIAVITQDVFIFNDTIENNLKITKPDATEEEIINALKKAKADFVFRLKDTVKTVIGERGSSLSGGERQRLAIARIFLKNPDIIIIDEGTSALDEETEKYVMEEIYSHFHDKTILIIAHRLKTLEKCDVFIVFENGKVKEIRDSLNAKDSTCS, encoded by the coding sequence ATATATGAAAACTTTAAAAAGTATAAGCTACTTCTTTTTTTAGCACTCATCGGAAGTATTGTAGAAGCTGGAGCTTTAGCGGGCTTAACCTTCATAGTCAAAGATGTTATAGATAAAGTCTTTATAGAAAAAGATTTAAACAAACTTAAACTAATCATTCTTGTACTTTTACTGCTAGTAATCATCAAACAGATTGGATTTATCTTTAAAGAGTACATGTATCCACTGGCACTTTATAAAGTGATGAAAAATCTTCGGGAAAATATCTTTAAAAAAATCTTAAATGCAGATATGTCTTTTTTCTTTGGAAAGCAGTATGGAGAAATACTAAGTAGGACCACAAATGATATAGAAGCTTTTAAATCTGCAATGATTTTAATCGGCGTAGATTTTTTCACTCAACTATTTACAGTGATTGCAATGGTTGGAGTTTTGATTTATAGAGATTGGAAGCTATTTTTAATCTTTTTATTTGCAACACCACTTTTTGCAATTTCATTTAACTACTTTGGAGAAAAAAGAAAAAAATACTCTCAAAGAGTTCAAGAATCAGCAGGAGAGTACACACAGTTTATAAATCAGCTTTTGTATGGTCTTGAGACAATAAAACTTTTTAGCAAAGAGAAAATATTATCAGTTTTTGAATCTATAAATGAAAGATTTTTTAAAAATCAAAGAAAAAACGCACTCTATGATGTATTTTTCTTATCATCTATAGAGATAGCTTCATACTTAGCAGCTGGCGGGATTATATTCTACGGTGGAGTAAGAATAATAAACGGAGAGCTAACAACAGGAGGCCTTTTCTCATTTTTATCTGCTTTGCTGATTTTGGTAAACTCTTCTCAAATTCTACAAAGAGGATTGATACAGATAAAAGCGGTGAATCCTGTTATAGAAAGAATAAAATTTTTACTTGATATGCCACAGGAAAAAGAAGATGGTATAGAATTTAAAGGTTTAAAAGAAAAGATAGAGTATAAAAATGTTAGCTTAAAAATAAACGAAAATAAAATACTTGAAGATGTAAATGTATTGATAAGGAAAGGTCAAAAAGTTGGGATTATTGGTCAAACAGGTTCTGGAAAAAGTAGTTTTGTAAAGCTTTTATACGGAGTTTTTAGAAATTACGAAGGAAAGATACTTTTAGATGATACAGATTTGAAAGAGTATAACATTAAAACAGTAAGAGATAAAATTGCGGTCATTACCCAAGATGTGTTTATTTTTAATGACACGATAGAGAACAATTTAAAAATTACAAAACCTGATGCAACAGAAGAAGAAATAATAAACGCTCTGAAGAAAGCTAAAGCAGATTTTGTTTTTAGATTAAAAGATACAGTAAAGACGGTAATAGGCGAAAGAGGAAGCAGTCTATCAGGGGGAGAAAGACAAAGGCTTGCAATAGCAAGAATCTTTCTAAAAAATCCTGATATTATTATCATAGACGAAGGCACTTCCGCATTAGATGAGGAGACAGAGAAGTATGTAATGGAAGAGATTTACTCTCATTTTCATGATAAAACAATCTTGATAATAGCACATAGATTAAAGACTTTAGAAAAATGTGATGTGTTTATAGTGTTTGAAAATGGAAAAGTGAAGGAGATAAGGGATAGTTTAAATGCTAAGGATAGCACATGTAGTTAA